The Candidatus Poribacteria bacterium genome contains a region encoding:
- a CDS encoding creatininase family protein: MREVRWERMFPDELERAFAQCPVVYFAYGLCEPHGPQNAIGLDALKAHAIACRAAHEHGGIVAPPDYWHIHEVGGYAAWAHRSVGEVERAWMTAVPPWMHFKNICYQIRAADSLGFRAAILLTGHYGPNWQDLKTLLDIIQPHVGARLYGLPDFEANQPGFAGDGKSGGDHAGRVETSLLWALEPECVDVSRIPPVDAPGPHFAMGGNARESNRQIGERMVADEVGWLGDKARELLADYEHVQPTQRLVTFEEVERVWESIVAPALKGFRTMTQQWSESEQLPSDSVWQRNWRIPDRT, from the coding sequence ATGCGTGAGGTGCGGTGGGAACGCATGTTCCCGGACGAGTTGGAGCGAGCGTTCGCCCAGTGTCCCGTCGTCTACTTCGCCTACGGGCTGTGTGAGCCGCACGGGCCCCAGAACGCCATCGGACTGGACGCGCTCAAGGCGCATGCCATCGCCTGCCGCGCGGCGCACGAGCACGGCGGGATCGTCGCGCCGCCGGACTACTGGCACATCCACGAGGTCGGCGGGTACGCCGCATGGGCGCACCGATCCGTCGGCGAAGTTGAACGCGCCTGGATGACCGCCGTCCCGCCGTGGATGCACTTCAAGAACATCTGCTACCAGATTCGGGCGGCGGACTCGCTCGGCTTCCGCGCAGCGATCCTGCTGACCGGGCACTACGGGCCCAACTGGCAGGACCTCAAAACGCTTCTCGATATCATTCAGCCCCACGTCGGCGCGCGGCTCTACGGGCTGCCCGACTTCGAAGCGAACCAGCCGGGATTCGCGGGCGACGGCAAGAGCGGCGGTGACCATGCCGGTCGTGTCGAGACGTCGCTGCTGTGGGCGCTGGAACCTGAGTGCGTCGACGTGTCGCGCATCCCGCCGGTCGACGCACCGGGGCCCCACTTCGCGATGGGAGGCAACGCGCGCGAGTCGAACCGGCAGATCGGCGAGCGCATGGTTGCCGACGAGGTCGGCTGGCTGGGCGACAAGGCGCGCGAACTGCTCGCCGACTACGAGCACGTGCAGCCGACGCAGCGGCTGGTGACCTTCGAGGAGGTCGAGCGTGTCTGGGAGAGCATCGTCGCGCCGGCGCTCAAGGGCTTCCGCACGATGACGCAGCAGTGGAGCGAGAGCGAGCAGTTGCCGTCGGATTCGGTCTGGCAGCGGAACTGGCGGATTCCGGACCGGACGTGA